In a genomic window of Rubidibacter lacunae KORDI 51-2:
- a CDS encoding DUF72 domain-containing protein, translating into MALQCGITVQCSDAIAMFWLGCAFWSYKEWAGEFFPPGSRPTDYLRLYSQRLRAVEGNTTFYATPDAATIRRWAAETPPGFAFCPKLPRTVSHAGSLVPQLPEALAFVERLHALGDRLGPLFLQLPPSYGPDAIDDLEQFLMQFLQCWQERFPDRFSTTIAEPRSLAKSDPLPRSGLSVEVRHPSWFVASHADRLTDCLASLGVARVLLDTRPVYWTPDDPQVGARRKPDVPLHPQVTAGFTHVRFISHPEPARNDRFLNEWAERVAAWLHQGTQVYFFVHCPQETRSPHTARDFQKRLEALGAPVPSLPWDRLAPAPEQLRLF; encoded by the coding sequence ATGGCGTTACAGTGCGGCATAACGGTTCAATGTAGTGACGCGATCGCGATGTTTTGGCTGGGCTGTGCTTTTTGGTCCTACAAAGAATGGGCGGGCGAGTTTTTCCCACCGGGGAGCCGACCGACCGACTACCTGCGGTTGTATTCACAACGCCTGCGCGCCGTCGAAGGCAACACGACCTTCTATGCCACGCCCGATGCTGCCACTATTCGGCGCTGGGCTGCTGAGACCCCACCGGGCTTCGCCTTCTGTCCAAAACTTCCACGCACCGTCAGCCACGCAGGCTCTCTCGTCCCACAGCTCCCGGAAGCACTTGCCTTCGTGGAACGCCTGCACGCTCTCGGCGATCGCCTCGGACCCCTCTTCCTGCAACTTCCGCCCAGCTACGGGCCCGACGCGATCGACGATCTAGAGCAATTCCTGATGCAGTTCCTTCAGTGCTGGCAGGAACGCTTTCCAGATCGGTTCTCCACGACGATTGCCGAGCCGCGATCGCTTGCCAAATCCGATCCCTTGCCGAGATCTGGCTTGAGCGTCGAAGTGCGTCATCCCAGCTGGTTCGTTGCCAGCCATGCCGATCGGTTAACCGATTGCCTAGCATCTCTGGGCGTCGCGCGAGTGTTGCTGGACACCCGACCGGTTTACTGGACTCCAGACGACCCGCAAGTTGGCGCGCGTCGCAAACCCGATGTGCCCTTGCACCCACAAGTGACTGCTGGGTTTACTCACGTCCGCTTTATCAGTCACCCCGAGCCGGCCCGCAACGATCGCTTCCTGAACGAATGGGCCGAGCGCGTAGCGGCATGGTTGCATCAAGGGACGCAAGTGTATTTTTTCGTGCACTGCCCCCAAGAGACGCGATCGCCCCACACTGCTCGTGACTTCCAGAAACGCCTGGAAGCACTAGGCGCGCCCGTGCCATCCTTACCTTGGGATCGCCTTGCCCCTGCCCCCGAGCAACTACGCTTATTTTGA
- a CDS encoding histidine phosphatase family protein: MQQVKLWLGVGSYVFVSAGAVSPAIAHDAVPEQFSRSEISELAQGGEGAEGGEGAEGGEGGEGFKPYNPFGSGGEGGEGGEGGEGGEGGEGGEGGEGGEGGEGGEGGEGGEGGEGAASSFQNLVSDTVLVTALRQGGHIIFFRHAQTEKDYADQVSADPNDCSTQRTLSEAGWQDAKEIGEEFEDLNIPIGEVYSSQYCRAWQTADLAFDSYEKVSGLNFAPAEEYTEAQVAQMRRGIMPLLTATPARGTNTVVVGHDDVFESATGIYPEPQGVAYILKPDGRGGFDIMAMLLPSDWSQLPR, from the coding sequence ATGCAACAAGTCAAACTTTGGCTCGGTGTTGGTAGTTACGTGTTCGTAAGCGCTGGGGCCGTGTCGCCAGCGATCGCTCACGATGCCGTTCCCGAGCAGTTTTCCCGCTCGGAAATCTCCGAACTCGCCCAAGGCGGTGAAGGAGCTGAAGGGGGTGAAGGAGCTGAAGGCGGTGAGGGTGGCGAAGGTTTCAAGCCTTATAATCCCTTCGGCAGCGGAGGGGAAGGTGGCGAAGGCGGTGAGGGTGGTGAAGGCGGTGAAGGCGGTGAGGGTGGTGAAGGCGGTGAAGGCGGTGAAGGCGGTGAAGGCGGTGAGGGTGGTGAAGGCGGTGAGGGTGGTGAAGGTGCTGCCTCAAGCTTTCAAAACCTTGTCAGTGACACTGTATTAGTCACTGCACTGCGTCAAGGCGGACACATCATCTTCTTCCGGCACGCCCAAACCGAGAAGGACTACGCCGACCAAGTGAGCGCCGACCCAAATGATTGCTCGACGCAGCGCACCCTTAGCGAAGCTGGTTGGCAAGATGCAAAGGAGATTGGTGAGGAATTTGAAGACCTGAACATTCCCATCGGCGAGGTCTATTCCAGCCAGTATTGCCGTGCTTGGCAAACTGCAGACCTAGCATTCGACTCCTATGAAAAAGTTTCCGGGCTGAACTTCGCTCCAGCAGAGGAGTACACCGAGGCTCAGGTCGCGCAGATGCGAAGAGGCATCATGCCGCTGCTAACCGCCACCCCAGCAAGAGGGACGAATACGGTCGTTGTCGGGCACGATGATGTCTTTGAATCCGCAACGGGTATTTACCCCGAACCGCAAGGCGTCGCCTACATTCTGAAGCCCGACGGTCGCGGCGGCTTCGACATCATGGCCATGCTGCTGCCATCAGACTGGTCGCAACTGCCTCGGTAG
- a CDS encoding S9 family peptidase, producing MTTATAPQASTQLPPLIPREVLFGNPTRTSPRLSPNGQNLAYIAPDDSDVLQVWLQSSDGDRQLTQDKKRGIRMFFWTYEPGQLVYLQDSDGDENFHLYLVDIDTSMVRDLTPFQGVKAQFIDSDRDHPNALLVGLNLKNSQTFDVYRIDLKSGAVEFVAANPGNIVSWEADANFEIRAAAAATSDGGSELLYRASADADWETLRRWGPDDEGGPSHFSKDGKTLYIIGNHDANAQRLIALDLDNRTETVLAEDPQYDLSGILLHPQTRELQAVSFYEDKVRWQVFDADVAEDLEAIAQIRNGEFAIASRTDDDTVWLVAFLTDDGPVYYYRYERATKHAELMFSHRPELEALSLSSMQAIEYTARDGLTIHGYLSTPVGVPAENLPTVLHVHGGPWARDTWGYSPSVQWLTNRGYAVLQVNFRGSTGYGKAFLNAGNRQWGAAMHDDLLDAVEWLKAKGISDPDRIAIMGGSYGGYATLVGLAFTPEVFACGVDIVGPSNLVTLIQSVPPYWKPLMAMFAHRVGNLETEEDFLKARSPLFICDRIQKPLLIGQGANDPRVKQAESEQIVDAMHAAGKPVEYALYTDEGHGFARPENRMHFYALAEEFLAKYLGGRAEPIGELTGHSGIVR from the coding sequence ATGACCACTGCCACAGCTCCGCAAGCGTCTACGCAACTACCGCCGTTAATTCCACGCGAAGTGCTTTTTGGGAACCCTACGCGGACCAGCCCACGCCTATCGCCCAACGGACAAAACCTCGCCTACATCGCTCCCGACGACAGCGATGTGCTGCAAGTGTGGCTGCAATCTTCAGATGGCGATCGCCAGCTCACCCAAGACAAAAAGCGTGGCATCCGCATGTTCTTCTGGACCTACGAGCCCGGTCAGCTTGTTTACTTGCAAGATTCCGACGGCGACGAGAACTTTCACCTTTATCTTGTCGATATCGACACCAGCATGGTTCGCGATCTGACGCCTTTCCAAGGAGTTAAGGCTCAGTTTATTGACAGCGATCGCGACCATCCCAACGCGCTTCTAGTCGGACTCAACCTCAAAAACTCGCAAACCTTCGATGTTTACCGCATCGATCTCAAATCCGGAGCGGTCGAGTTCGTGGCTGCCAACCCTGGCAACATCGTCAGTTGGGAAGCAGACGCAAACTTTGAAATCCGTGCCGCTGCTGCCGCAACCTCCGATGGTGGTAGCGAACTACTTTACCGTGCTAGCGCCGATGCCGACTGGGAAACCTTGCGCCGCTGGGGACCCGATGATGAAGGCGGACCCAGTCACTTCTCGAAAGATGGGAAAACCCTCTACATCATTGGCAACCATGATGCCAACGCCCAGCGCTTGATCGCTCTCGACCTCGACAACCGCACCGAAACGGTCTTAGCTGAAGACCCGCAGTACGACCTCAGCGGTATTCTCCTGCACCCGCAAACCCGCGAACTGCAAGCAGTGTCTTTTTACGAAGACAAAGTGCGTTGGCAGGTGTTTGATGCTGATGTTGCTGAAGACCTCGAGGCAATTGCCCAAATCCGCAACGGTGAATTTGCGATCGCCAGTCGCACCGATGACGACACCGTCTGGCTGGTCGCTTTCCTCACCGATGACGGTCCGGTGTACTACTACCGCTACGAGCGCGCCACCAAGCACGCCGAGCTGATGTTCAGCCACCGCCCGGAACTAGAAGCACTTTCCCTATCTTCGATGCAGGCGATCGAATATACCGCTCGCGACGGTCTTACAATTCACGGCTATCTCAGTACACCCGTCGGCGTGCCAGCTGAAAACCTGCCAACTGTGCTACACGTTCACGGCGGTCCCTGGGCGCGCGACACTTGGGGTTATTCGCCGTCGGTGCAGTGGCTGACCAATCGAGGTTATGCCGTGCTGCAAGTGAACTTCCGCGGCTCGACGGGTTATGGAAAAGCCTTCCTGAATGCCGGGAACCGCCAGTGGGGGGCGGCTATGCATGACGATTTGCTCGACGCTGTCGAGTGGCTCAAAGCCAAAGGCATTAGCGACCCAGATCGCATCGCCATTATGGGTGGCTCATACGGTGGCTACGCTACGCTGGTCGGCTTAGCGTTCACGCCCGAAGTGTTTGCTTGCGGCGTCGATATCGTCGGCCCGTCGAACCTCGTAACGTTGATCCAGAGCGTCCCACCCTACTGGAAACCGCTCATGGCAATGTTCGCGCACCGCGTCGGCAACTTGGAAACTGAGGAGGATTTCCTCAAGGCGCGATCGCCGCTGTTTATCTGCGATCGCATCCAGAAGCCGCTGCTGATCGGCCAGGGTGCCAACGACCCCCGCGTCAAGCAAGCCGAGAGCGAGCAGATCGTGGACGCCATGCACGCGGCAGGCAAGCCAGTCGAATACGCGCTCTACACCGATGAAGGGCATGGCTTTGCTCGGCCGGAGAACCGCATGCATTTCTACGCGCTCGCCGAAGAGTTTCTCGCGAAATACCTCGGCGGTCGGGCCGAACCCATTGGCGAACTAACCGGACATTCGGGCATCGTGCGCTAA
- a CDS encoding sugar phosphate nucleotidyltransferase, whose translation MKAMILAAGKGTRVRPITYTVPKPMIPILQKPVMEFLLELLRQHGFTEVMVNVSHLANEIESYFRDGQRFGVNIAYSFEGRIVDGQLVGEALGSAGGIRRVQDFNCFFDDTFIVLCGDALIDLDLTAAVKFHREQGAIATVVTKSMPREAVSSYGVVVADEQGRIQTFQEKPSVAEALSTTINTGIYILEPEVIDYIPQNQKFDLGSQLFPRLVEMGAPFYAIDMDFEWVDIGKVPDYWQAIRGVLLGEIKNVEIPGTQVAPGIYTGLNVAVNWDKVDIEGPVYIGGMTHIEDGARIVGPTMIGPNCWVCSGATVNNSIIFDYSRLGPKVRLVDKLVFGRYCVDKDGAAIDVQAAALDWLITDSRQSPPHYEPEQRTALAQLLIGE comes from the coding sequence ATGAAGGCCATGATTTTGGCGGCGGGTAAGGGGACGCGGGTTCGCCCGATTACCTACACAGTTCCCAAGCCTATGATTCCGATCCTGCAGAAACCCGTGATGGAGTTTCTATTGGAGCTGTTGCGCCAACATGGTTTCACCGAGGTCATGGTCAACGTCAGCCACCTGGCTAACGAGATCGAGAGTTACTTCCGCGACGGTCAGCGCTTCGGCGTCAATATTGCTTATTCCTTTGAAGGACGCATTGTCGACGGGCAGCTCGTCGGCGAAGCCCTTGGCTCGGCTGGCGGCATTCGCCGCGTGCAAGATTTCAACTGCTTTTTCGACGACACTTTTATCGTTCTCTGCGGCGATGCGCTAATCGACTTGGATTTGACGGCAGCGGTCAAGTTTCACCGAGAGCAGGGCGCGATCGCGACGGTGGTCACCAAATCCATGCCGCGCGAGGCAGTGTCGAGCTACGGCGTCGTGGTAGCGGACGAGCAGGGTCGCATCCAAACCTTCCAGGAAAAACCGTCGGTTGCAGAAGCCCTCAGCACGACGATCAACACGGGTATTTATATCCTCGAACCGGAAGTTATCGATTACATTCCTCAGAATCAAAAGTTCGACCTGGGCAGCCAGCTATTCCCGCGCTTGGTGGAAATGGGCGCGCCTTTTTACGCGATCGATATGGACTTCGAGTGGGTCGATATCGGTAAAGTACCGGACTACTGGCAGGCAATTCGCGGCGTGCTGCTTGGGGAAATCAAGAACGTGGAGATCCCTGGTACGCAAGTTGCCCCCGGTATTTACACGGGTCTGAACGTGGCGGTGAATTGGGACAAAGTGGACATCGAGGGTCCGGTTTATATTGGCGGTATGACGCACATCGAAGACGGCGCGAGGATCGTCGGACCGACGATGATCGGTCCTAACTGCTGGGTCTGCAGCGGCGCGACGGTCAACAACAGCATCATCTTCGATTACTCGCGCTTGGGTCCGAAGGTGCGCTTGGTAGACAAACTCGTATTCGGTCGTTACTGCGTGGACAAGGATGGCGCGGCGATCGACGTGCAGGCAGCCGCTCTCGATTGGCTGATTACCGACTCGCGTCAGAGCCCGCCTCACTACGAACCGGAACAGCGGACGGCACTCGCTCAATTGTTGATCGGCGAGTAA
- a CDS encoding segregation/condensation protein A, which yields MSFSAARAALHNALEQVERGEIDPWDVRVIDAIDRVLDELERRSGDRADLPLSGQAFLWASMLVYFKADALQRLAEATEDDASECEEELLVIADERGLPLHLERHLRRRPAVPPPRRRRATLPELLAQIRDLSAEWDALGDRPRPERPRQMSRREATAAIAQLAHDENLTELAARLEALLSDRLSDGSDCELEDSWLDLEQLLCWWMESASAVQGERHQSPTGDRVGVFWALLLLSSQSKVELSQNEFYQDLSVRWLEPETLPASTVATARS from the coding sequence ATGAGCTTCAGCGCTGCCCGCGCCGCCTTACATAACGCGCTAGAACAAGTCGAACGCGGCGAGATCGACCCCTGGGACGTACGCGTCATCGACGCCATCGATCGCGTTTTAGACGAGCTCGAACGCCGCAGCGGCGATCGCGCCGACCTCCCCCTCTCGGGACAGGCATTCCTATGGGCGTCGATGTTGGTTTACTTCAAGGCCGATGCACTACAGCGTCTGGCCGAAGCAACTGAAGACGACGCCTCGGAGTGCGAGGAGGAATTGCTGGTTATAGCAGATGAGCGCGGGTTACCGCTGCATTTAGAGCGCCACCTTCGCCGCCGTCCGGCTGTCCCGCCGCCGCGCCGGCGCAGGGCTACCCTACCCGAATTGCTCGCTCAGATCCGGGATCTTTCAGCCGAATGGGACGCGCTCGGCGATCGCCCGCGGCCGGAGCGCCCGCGCCAGATGTCGCGCCGAGAAGCAACGGCCGCGATCGCACAACTCGCTCATGACGAGAACCTGACCGAGCTGGCGGCGCGACTGGAAGCGCTACTGAGCGATCGCCTGTCGGACGGAAGCGATTGCGAGTTAGAGGACAGTTGGCTCGACCTAGAGCAACTCCTGTGCTGGTGGATGGAATCGGCATCCGCCGTGCAGGGGGAGCGCCATCAATCTCCAACCGGGGATCGCGTGGGGGTGTTTTGGGCGCTGCTGTTGCTGTCGTCGCAGTCTAAGGTCGAGCTTTCCCAAAACGAGTTCTATCAGGATTTGAGCGTTCGCTGGCTCGAGCCGGAGACACTCCCAGCTTCTACGGTTGCTACTGCCCGAAGTTAG
- a CDS encoding LapA family protein, with protein MRQLNFLIIFTVCLALVLFGLENTELVRIQIVPGYEVQAPLAIEMIVALGVGALVAWVFGAWSRLLRQLEGARDQRELRSKDEQIQSLTQDIEGYKAELDKQRQLLLPPEEQRPPSASDAST; from the coding sequence ATGCGCCAATTGAATTTCCTCATCATCTTTACGGTCTGTCTCGCTCTCGTGCTCTTTGGATTGGAGAATACCGAACTCGTTCGCATCCAAATCGTACCCGGCTATGAAGTGCAAGCGCCGCTGGCGATCGAGATGATCGTGGCGTTGGGAGTTGGTGCGCTGGTGGCCTGGGTATTTGGGGCATGGAGTCGGTTGTTACGACAGCTAGAAGGCGCTCGCGATCAACGCGAGTTGCGCTCCAAAGACGAGCAAATTCAATCCCTGACTCAGGACATTGAAGGTTACAAGGCTGAACTCGACAAGCAGCGTCAGCTCCTGCTACCCCCTGAAGAGCAACGGCCTCCCTCTGCGTCGGACGCTTCTACCTAG
- the pdxH gene encoding pyridoxamine 5'-phosphate oxidase, producing MSSAELRRSYTRAGLSETDAATDPLVQFHRWFEEAVAAELPEPNAMTLATVTPEGKPVARLVLLKDHGDRGFIFFTNYESQKGRQLQATPWGALVFWWAELERQVRAIGRVEQIASEESDAYFQSRPHGSQLGAWASPQSQVVESRAVLEKNLAALAAKYPEGEPVPRPPHWGGFRLVPDEIEFWQGRPNRLHDRLRYRRTNGGWTRDRLAP from the coding sequence ATGTCTTCTGCCGAACTGCGCCGCAGCTACACCCGGGCCGGACTCAGCGAAACCGATGCCGCGACCGATCCGTTGGTCCAGTTTCACCGCTGGTTCGAGGAAGCCGTTGCTGCCGAACTGCCCGAACCCAATGCCATGACCCTGGCAACGGTTACCCCGGAGGGCAAGCCCGTCGCGCGACTGGTATTGCTTAAGGACCACGGCGATCGCGGCTTCATCTTTTTCACGAACTACGAGAGCCAGAAAGGGCGCCAGTTGCAGGCAACTCCGTGGGGCGCGCTGGTATTTTGGTGGGCCGAGTTGGAACGCCAAGTGCGCGCGATCGGACGCGTGGAGCAAATTGCTTCCGAGGAGTCGGATGCTTATTTTCAGTCGCGTCCCCACGGCTCGCAGTTAGGGGCTTGGGCATCGCCGCAAAGCCAGGTGGTGGAGTCGCGAGCAGTCTTGGAAAAGAATTTAGCGGCGCTGGCAGCCAAGTATCCCGAGGGAGAACCCGTGCCGCGACCGCCGCACTGGGGCGGTTTTCGGTTGGTGCCGGATGAAATTGAATTCTGGCAGGGACGGCCGAATCGCCTACACGATCGCCTGCGCTATCGTCGCACCAATGGCGGCTGGACGCGCGATCGCCTCGCACCCTAA
- the urtE gene encoding urea ABC transporter ATP-binding subunit UrtE, translated as MLQVSDLNVYYGESHILRNVDMLVPTGQMVCLIGRNGVGKTTLLKTVVGLLAPRTGELRLEGRPIAQLTPDRRARLGIGYVPQGREIIPRLTVEENLLLGLEARPQGRTGRETISEEIFTLFPVLKTMLSRMGGDLSGGQQQQLAIARALMGNPRLLVLDEPTEGIQPSIVMEIEAAVRRIIATRGISVLLVEQHLHFVRQADRYYAMQKGGIVASGPTSELSQVVIQRFLAV; from the coding sequence ATGCTGCAGGTGTCGGATCTGAACGTCTACTACGGCGAGAGTCATATTCTGCGGAATGTGGACATGCTCGTACCGACCGGGCAGATGGTGTGCTTGATCGGCCGCAACGGTGTCGGCAAAACCACCCTGCTGAAAACGGTTGTGGGATTGCTCGCACCGCGCACGGGCGAGCTCCGGCTTGAGGGGCGCCCGATCGCTCAGCTGACGCCCGATCGCCGCGCGCGTCTTGGCATCGGTTACGTGCCCCAAGGACGCGAGATTATTCCGCGCTTGACAGTTGAGGAAAACCTGCTGCTGGGTCTGGAGGCACGGCCGCAAGGTCGTACGGGGAGAGAAACGATTTCTGAGGAGATCTTTACGCTTTTTCCGGTGTTGAAAACCATGCTGTCGCGGATGGGCGGCGACCTCAGCGGGGGACAGCAGCAGCAACTTGCGATCGCGCGCGCGTTAATGGGTAACCCGCGTTTGTTGGTTCTCGACGAGCCGACGGAAGGAATCCAGCCGTCGATCGTCATGGAAATCGAAGCAGCGGTTCGACGTATCATTGCCACCCGCGGCATCTCCGTACTCCTCGTCGAACAACACTTGCACTTCGTGCGCCAGGCCGATCGCTACTACGCCATGCAAAAAGGGGGCATCGTTGCTTCGGGTCCGACGAGCGAGCTATCGCAGGTCGTGATCCAACGCTTCTTGGCAGTCTAG
- a CDS encoding SRPBCC family protein, translating to MNEEDLLPTSLDGSELLEPEPTVEAADAVEITTEARERERCLTARIAIARPLEPIWQVLTNYEALPEFIPSLEASRRLAHPHGGVRVEQIGFQQLLRVNFRARVVLDLDEIYPEQIHFRMVEGDFRRFEGYWSLAPTTDPTAGEVTTLTYNLTVLPPRTMPVGLIAQRLRRDLTVNLLAIRQRVTGT from the coding sequence GTGAACGAAGAAGACCTTTTACCGACCTCATTAGATGGGTCGGAGCTGCTGGAGCCGGAACCGACTGTTGAGGCGGCTGATGCAGTCGAAATTACCACCGAAGCACGCGAGCGCGAGCGCTGTCTGACAGCGCGGATCGCGATCGCGCGGCCGCTGGAGCCAATTTGGCAGGTGCTCACAAACTACGAGGCACTGCCCGAGTTCATCCCGAGCTTGGAAGCAAGTCGGCGACTGGCACATCCACATGGCGGGGTGCGCGTGGAGCAGATTGGATTCCAGCAATTGTTGAGGGTTAACTTCCGTGCCCGCGTCGTTCTCGATCTCGATGAGATTTATCCAGAGCAGATCCATTTCCGCATGGTTGAGGGCGACTTTCGCCGCTTTGAAGGTTACTGGTCGCTCGCCCCCACAACCGATCCGACGGCTGGCGAAGTCACAACCCTGACCTATAACCTCACGGTGCTGCCGCCGCGCACAATGCCGGTCGGTTTGATTGCCCAGCGCCTGCGTCGGGATTTAACGGTTAACTTGCTAGCAATTCGCCAGCGCGTGACCGGCACCTAG
- a CDS encoding GAF domain-containing sensor histidine kinase, translating into MPRSNPTGEPFRLSPADPCDLGSRIDRAIARGSNDAAAVLSQVAQALGETFAVPACCLLARSQPTASVRAAWWFRDGGSACLQPDRFQTHAARLLSVTSSTEPVAYSSSIGVTSEPWSWLSETFTVESWLGLTLPYAEAGWGGIWLGGTRDRAWTVELRQLLLACRERVAVALVWAGLQESVQHQARYQGLRRDLGDILRTALHLNEVLAVALGATGRALEVARAFVLALKYDDPLAACCSSPTVPTAKVEVIARWAASPETPLPPLGTSFALADAPCCQQAWQQAPEPLAIADLAAGPLPLASCATALLCEEGASAWTLVPLAGRPSSEDDLGCVLGFLVFQQDYPRHWHGEELELLQFVASQVSAATLHHKVLQRSQALVEARTAQLQHSLEVQAKLYETTRQQVNQLQHLNQLKDEFLSTMSHELNTPLATMKIAVKMLGQPGLDSERRAKYLDILDRELRRESALIRDLLALQQIASSQTDPARSGRSVRDLDLHALLHDIQTELAETLQTRGLTLSISYLPPLSETTFLQVRADGNALRRVIQELLTNASKFAAADTSVRLQISQRTDTAGGHRLVLTFTNTGVGIHPEDLPHIFAPFRRGRGATKQAISGTGLGLALAESLVKQLDGTLEAASDFRDGMPCDTRFTLALPQSAN; encoded by the coding sequence GTGCCCCGCTCGAATCCCACTGGCGAGCCATTCCGCCTTTCCCCCGCCGATCCGTGTGACCTCGGATCGCGCATAGACCGCGCGATCGCGCGCGGCAGCAACGACGCGGCAGCTGTTTTATCGCAAGTGGCTCAGGCGCTGGGTGAAACGTTTGCAGTACCTGCGTGTTGTTTGCTGGCGCGATCGCAGCCCACCGCATCCGTGAGAGCGGCGTGGTGGTTTCGCGATGGCGGCTCGGCATGCTTGCAGCCCGACCGCTTTCAGACCCATGCTGCCAGATTGTTGTCGGTGACGAGTTCGACCGAGCCGGTAGCCTACTCGTCCTCGATCGGCGTAACCAGCGAACCCTGGAGCTGGCTGAGCGAAACTTTCACGGTCGAATCATGGCTGGGACTGACCTTACCCTACGCCGAAGCTGGCTGGGGCGGCATCTGGTTGGGGGGCACGCGCGATCGCGCGTGGACGGTGGAGCTGCGCCAGCTCTTGTTAGCTTGTCGGGAGCGCGTGGCAGTGGCGCTTGTTTGGGCTGGGTTGCAGGAGAGCGTTCAGCACCAAGCCCGCTATCAAGGATTACGACGCGACCTCGGCGACATTTTGCGCACGGCGCTGCATCTCAACGAAGTGCTGGCAGTCGCCCTCGGCGCAACGGGGCGTGCTCTGGAGGTCGCGCGCGCTTTTGTGCTAGCGCTCAAGTATGACGATCCCCTAGCCGCCTGTTGCAGCAGCCCAACAGTACCGACTGCCAAGGTGGAAGTAATCGCGCGATGGGCGGCCAGCCCGGAAACGCCGCTGCCGCCCCTGGGCACGAGCTTTGCACTGGCAGATGCACCTTGTTGCCAGCAAGCTTGGCAACAAGCCCCCGAGCCGCTGGCGATTGCTGATTTGGCAGCTGGACCGTTGCCACTGGCAAGTTGTGCGACTGCATTGCTCTGCGAAGAAGGCGCTTCAGCGTGGACGCTCGTCCCACTAGCCGGGCGCCCCAGCAGCGAGGACGATCTGGGGTGCGTACTGGGGTTCCTGGTGTTCCAGCAAGACTACCCACGCCATTGGCACGGGGAAGAGCTGGAGTTGCTGCAATTCGTTGCGTCGCAGGTGAGTGCGGCCACCCTCCACCACAAAGTGCTCCAGCGATCGCAAGCGTTGGTGGAAGCGCGTACGGCCCAGCTCCAGCACAGCCTAGAGGTCCAGGCCAAGCTCTACGAAACGACGCGCCAGCAAGTCAACCAACTCCAGCATCTCAATCAGCTCAAAGACGAATTTCTCAGTACGATGAGCCACGAGCTGAATACGCCACTGGCGACGATGAAGATTGCTGTCAAGATGCTCGGTCAACCCGGACTCGACTCCGAGCGTCGCGCCAAGTACCTCGATATCCTCGATCGCGAGCTGCGACGCGAGAGCGCGCTTATTCGAGATCTGCTGGCACTCCAACAAATTGCATCCTCGCAGACCGACCCCGCACGCTCCGGCCGGAGCGTGCGGGATCTCGACCTGCATGCGTTGTTGCACGACATACAAACCGAGCTTGCAGAAACCTTGCAGACGCGGGGGTTAACGCTGTCGATCTCCTATCTCCCGCCGCTGTCGGAGACAACGTTCCTGCAAGTGCGAGCTGATGGCAATGCCCTGCGGCGGGTGATCCAAGAATTGTTAACGAATGCCAGCAAGTTTGCCGCCGCCGACACCAGCGTGCGCCTGCAAATCTCCCAGCGAACCGATACTGCCGGCGGCCATCGCCTGGTTCTAACATTTACCAATACCGGCGTGGGCATCCATCCCGAAGACTTACCCCATATTTTCGCGCCGTTTCGACGCGGACGCGGGGCCACCAAGCAAGCAATTTCCGGGACGGGTTTAGGATTGGCATTGGCGGAAAGCTTGGTCAAACAGCTCGACGGCACGCTCGAAGCAGCCAGCGACTTCCGCGATGGTATGCCTTGCGATACGCGGTTTACGCTAGCACTCCCGCAGTCTGCCAACTGA
- the ndhM gene encoding NAD(P)H-quinone oxidoreductase subunit M, with product MLTKSTTRHIRLYAAEIGDNELIPSQNVLTLDIDPDNEFIWSEETLQKVYRQFDRLVEANNGRELTEYNLRRIGSDLEHLIRSLLASGEISYNLNSRVLNYSMGLPRVQNPDSEGKYL from the coding sequence ATGTTAACTAAGTCCACTACGCGCCACATCCGACTGTACGCCGCCGAGATCGGCGATAACGAACTTATCCCCAGCCAGAACGTACTGACTCTGGATATCGACCCTGACAACGAATTTATCTGGAGCGAAGAAACTCTGCAAAAGGTTTACCGTCAATTCGACCGGCTCGTTGAAGCGAACAATGGTCGAGAGCTGACAGAGTACAACCTTCGCCGAATCGGATCTGATTTAGAGCATCTGATTCGCTCGCTCCTGGCTAGCGGTGAAATCAGCTACAACCTCAACAGCCGCGTTCTCAATTACAGTATGGGTCTGCCGCGCGTACAAAATCCCGACTCAGAAGGGAAGTATTTATAA